In Magnetovibrio sp. PR-2, the genomic window CCAAGTGCACTTAGGACGTGGTTGCGCGCAGAGCGGTCAACAAAGACAGCATATTGTCCGGAACGTCGGAATTTGCGATCTTAGACGTTGCCACAGCTGCGGACATGGGCGGTACGGAATAGATCTGAATAACGCCTTGATTGGTGGAAGCTTGGGCCGCGATACCCAGTTGCTGTTGCGAGCTCACAGCGTTCTCATACAAGATACCTGTAGAGTGC contains:
- a CDS encoding RebB family R body protein gives rise to the protein MAMPTPVNGMITDAVTQANVKVLGDAPAMAMGAIFQSLSHSTGILYENAVSSQQQLGIAAQASTNQGVIQIYSVPPMSAAVATSKIANSDVPDNMLSLLTALRATTS